One window of Vanessa atalanta chromosome 9, ilVanAtal1.2, whole genome shotgun sequence genomic DNA carries:
- the LOC125066233 gene encoding pre-mRNA-splicing factor SPF27 translates to MAGEVVVDALPYIDQGYDDPGVREAALAMVEEECRRYRPTKNYLENAGPEPSTAFETPALQREMERVQQRLPMEPLSMKRYELPPPPAGRLGEPAAWVEAVDNSHAQLSHQATRVLNLELQLHYSTEAWRSYLNVLQALVIRSQNVHSQLRKQIAAVNWERKRSQTASGARLRALRRRWAQLVSDNYRLERAITQLEIQLEKAKGQATADEAPEMDMEAVKNLPDKLNSETEKEVQKKIEDMFAD, encoded by the exons atggctGGGGAAGTCGTAGTGGACGCTTTACCTTATATTGACCAGGGTTACGATGACCCGGGAGTTAGAGAAGCG gctCTGGCAATGGTTGAAGAGGAATGCCGAAGATATAGACCAACAAAGAATTATCTTGAAAATGCTGGCCCAGAGCCAAGCACTGCATTTGAAACACCAGCACTTCAGAGAGAGATGGAGAGGGTCCAACAACGTTTGCCTATGGAGCCTTTATCCATGAAGAG ATATGAGTTACCTCCTCCACCAGCAGGCCGACTTGGTGAACCAGCAGCCTGGGTGGAGGCTGTGGACAATTCTCATGCACAGCTCTCACATCAGGCAACTAGGGTACTGAACTTGGAGTTGCAGTTACATTACAGTACAGAAGCCTGGCGTTCCTATTTAAATGTTCTACAGGCTCTAGTGATCAGATCTCAGAATGTTCATTCACAGTTACG gaaacAGATAGCAGCAGTAAATTGGGAACGTAAGAGATCCCAGACAGCAAGTGGTGCACGTCTACGGGCCCTGCGCCGGCGATGGGCACAGCTGGTCTCTGATAACTACCGTCTAGAGAGGGCTATAACTCAGCTTGAGATACAGTTAGAGAAG gCAAAAGGTCAAGCAACAGCAGATGAAGCTCCTGAAATGGATATGGAAGCAGTCAAAAACTTGCCTGATAAACTCAATTCTGAAACAGAGAAAGAAGTACAGAAGAAAATCGAAGATATGTTTGCAGAttaa
- the LOC125066231 gene encoding ubiquitin thioesterase otubain-like produces MADDASSSSACAGNSVDNSINQDELIMKQQREIEKEISETIPLVGDLEALSTLEKEYNEDPIYLLKVKDLSAKYKNIRRTRPDGNCFFRAFSYAYLEHLLTDKNEYDKFYEIAKNSKEILVALGFPQFTVEDFYETFMEVIQRVGEQAGGSLEELGSIREELHDKFNKQGYSDYIVVYLRLITSGQLQTQHDFYQNFIEGSRTVTEFCRQEVEPMYKESDHIHIIALSNALNVGVRVRYMDRGEGSQVIAHDFPDGAKPLVHLLYRPGHYDILYA; encoded by the exons atggcggACGATGCATCCAGCAGTAGTGCCTGTGCCGGTAATTCTGTTgataattcaataaatcaagatgaattaattatgaaacagCAACGTGAAATAGAAAAAGAG ataTCGGAGACCATTCCTCTCGTCGGAGATCTCGAAGCGCTATCGACTTTAGAAAAAGAATACAATGAAGACcccatttatttgttaaaagtcAAAGATCTATCTgccaaatacaaaaacattaggAGAACCAGGCCGGACGGCAATTGCTTTTTCCGTGCCTTTTCGTATGCTTATTTGGAGCACCTCCTCACtgataaaaatgaatatgataAATTTTACGAAATAGCCAAGAACTCAAAAGAAATACTTGTTGCTTTAGGATTTCCTCAGTTCACTGTTGAAGACTTTTATGAGACG tttatggaAGTCATACAAAGAGTTGGTGAACAAGCGGGTGGGTCCCTGGAAGAGCTGGGATCAATTAGAGAGGAACTACACGATAAGTTTAATAAACAGGGTTATTCAGACTATATAGTGGTGTACCTGAGACTCATTACATCAGGTCAGCTACAAACCCAGCATGACTTCTATCAAAACTTTATTGAAGGATCCCGCACTGTTACAGAGTTCTGTAGACAg GAAGTTGAACCAATGTACAAGGAGTCAGACCACATTCATATCATAGCTCTGAGTAATGCACTTAATGTCGGCGTAAGGGTTCGCTATATGGACCGTGGGGAAGGCAGCCAG gTGATTGCACACGACTTTCCCGATGGAGCCAAGCCTCTTGTCCATTTGCTGTACCGACCTGGCCACTACGATATTTTGTATGCGTGA
- the LOC125066230 gene encoding putative E3 ubiquitin-protein ligase UBR7: MASDIKTTAEDADLSECDGEKVVTMMDVLQEQEDFEEDANAVLGASDDKNCTYSKGYIKRQALYACLTCCPEAKSDPKKRAGVCLACSLMCHENHELIELYTKRNFRCDCGNPKFNSHPCTFTSVKSDLNEDNYYNQNFSGLYCTCQRPYPDPESTVEDEMIQCIICEDWLHASHLESTVPANEQYSEMICKICMDKNEFLHDYSDLAVNTESIEVDIVTVNGNTNNSKLIIGNKTEEATDSKLNQIENKSKDETTEEKPDTSAVTKDTALLENVEENENKCNESDKENITENPMETNQSEQDPQTNLSSENTTSNITQELTNDQSEQDNITEVETKVDSVLKSDNVLKDPTDDTAMICDNLESNTNEENVSNESKGVEKSKDQQDSETYINKVREDNAQDDAENTKIEEDMKSTSMNAEKMEEDRLLADPEDDNQKTVTVENNDNATDKDSSTRDIKSDPVETNEPKSEIENISDNAENFKTCDEIIDTNKISNEAIVPNENISNNPNNSETTIVSTESESSSENKIQLENLPRQDNNSIEATTQNESNKEVESGSSEKRKFTEENSDNVGAKKPKLDGNLCIRPKGIKKIYKGATFWPSNFRQKLCTCQECLSMYNDLSVLFLTDPEDTVSAYESLGKQKINGEPATQYEKGLQALSSLDRIQQINALTEYNRMRDKLLDFLKSFKDKKEIVKEEDIKAFFAGMKPKRQSDGVYFCR, encoded by the exons ATGGCAAGCGATATCAAAACTACGGCTGAAGATGCGGACCTGTCCGAATGTGACGGGGAAAAAGTTGTTACAATGATGGACGTCTTGCAAGAACAGGAAGATTTTGAAGAAGATGCTAACGCAGTATTAGGAGCGTCGGACGATAAAAATTGCACCTATTCTAAG ggCTATATAAAAAGGCAAGCTTTATATGCATGCCTGACATGCTGTCCTGAAGCCAAATCAGACCCAAAGAAGAGAGCTGGTGTGTGTCTTGCTTGCAGCTTGATGTGCCATGAAAACCATGAACTAATTGAACTTTACACTAAACGTAATTTCAGATGTGATTGTGGCAATCCTAAGTTCAATTCCCATCCCTGTACTTTTACTTCTGTAAAATCTGACCTAAATGAAGACAACTATTATAATCAAAACTTCAGTGGCTTATACTGTACCTGCCAAAGACCCTATCCTGACCCTGAGTCAACTGTTGAAGATGAAATGATTCAATGTATCATTTGTGAAGACTGGTTGCATGCATCACACCTGGAATCCACAGTTCCAGCCAATGAGCAATACTCAGAAATGATTTGTAAAATCTGTATGGATAAAAATGAATTCTTGCATGACTATAGTGATTTAGCTGTTAATACAGAAAGTATTGAGGTGGACATAGTAACCGTTAAtggtaatacaaataattctaaattaatcaTTGGTAATAAAACTGAAGAAGCTACTGActctaaattaaatcaaattgaaaataaatccaAAGATGAGACTACAGAAGAAAAACCTGATACTAGTGCAGTTACTAAAGATACAGCCTTACTAGAAAATGTagaagaaaatgaaaataaatgcaATGAAAGTGACAAAGAAAATATCACAGAAAATCCTATGGAAACTAACCAATCAGAACAGGACCCACAAACAAATTTATCTTCAGAAAACACTACTTCAAATATAACACAAGAACTAACTAATGACCAAAGTGAGCAAGATAATATTACTGAAGTTGAAACTAAAGTGGACTCTGTTTTAAAAAGTGACAATGTTTTAAAAGATCCAACTGATGACACTGCCATGATTTGTGATAATTTGGAAAGTAATACTAATGAAGAAAATGTTTCTAATGAGTCTAAGGGTGTAGAAAAATCAAAAGACCAACAAGACAGTGAaacatatatcaataaagtaaGAGAAGACAATGCACAAGATGATGCAGAAAACACTAAAATTGAAGAAGACATGAAATCAACTTCAATGAATGCAGAGAAAATGGAAGAAGACAGACTTTTAGCTGATCCTGAAGATGATAATCAAAAAACAGTTACAGTTGAGAATAATGATAATGCTACTGACAAAGACTCATCAACAAGAGATATTAAGAGTGACCCTGTGGAAACAAATGAACCAAAGTCAGAGATTGAAAACATTTCTGACAATgcagaaaattttaaaacttgtgATGAGATaattgatacaaataaaatttctaatgaAGCCATAGTaccaaatgaaaatatttctaataatccTAATAATTCTGAAACTACCATTGTTTCAACAGAGTCTGAAAGTTccagtgaaaataaaattcaattggaAAACTTACCTAGACAAGATAACAATTCTATAGAGGCAACTACTCAAAATGAGAGTAATAAGGAAGTAGAATCTGGCAGCTCAGAAAAAAGAAAGTTCACAGAAGAAAATTCTGATAATGTGGGAGCTAAAAAACCAAAACTTGATGGTAACCTTTGCATAAGACcgaaaggaataaaaaaaatatacaaaggaGCTACATTTTGGCCATCAAACTTCCGACAGAAACTCTGCACCTGTCAAGAATGTTTATCAATGTATAATGACctctcagttttatttttaactgatcCTGAAGACACTGTCAGTGCCTATGAAAGCTTaggcaaacaaaaaataaatggtgAACCAGCAACGCAGTATGAAAAAGGATTGCAAGCATTATCATCTTTAGACAGAATCCAACAAATAAATGCTCTGACCGAATACAATAGAATGAGAGACAAGTTACTAGATTTcctaaaaagttttaaagacAAAAAAGAAATTGTCAAGGAAGAAGACATTAAGGCTTTCTTTGCAGGAATGAAACCTAAACGACAATCGGATGGTGTTTATTTCTGCAGATAA
- the LOC125066492 gene encoding radial spoke head protein 9 homolog, producing MNVHKLWEYKEYVNVNGKILSNELISLLQNSLTLLQVENHFAYVQYWGQFHAVDTDYHIAVGINKDAISDRKYFYTTDFKFWGLLPKAKKKYKHLSLLTTFPFRGDPSLKIKILDEALEENNPDRCQFMKEENRIAATISNICEEAEICSRGQLIKHPDSTVVINPNYYGLTASEAKLTKSYLHIRPPQHRWNTNLLTRPDYNYSMDFLDSIDQDIPNGCWNLSLEQNGSIVYLKSLYWPGMMFFHKVRTPESGFLYVGNGRKNLDVPFLL from the coding sequence ATGAACGTCCATAAGCTGTGGGAGTACAAAGAATATGTGAACGTCAATGGAAAAATACTTAGTAACGAACTAATATCACTATTGCAGAACTCACTAACACTTCTGCAGGTTGAAAATCATTTCGCTTACGTTCAATACTGGGGTCAATTCCACGCAGTTGATACAGATTATCACATCGCTGTAGGCATAAATAAGGATGCCATCTCAGACAGAAAGTACTTTTACACGACGGACTTCAAATTCTGGGGTTTGCTACCCAAAGCGAAAAAGAAATACAAGCATCTTTCATTACTAACAACCTTCCCTTTCCGTGGAGACCCctcattaaaaatcaaaatattagatGAGGCATTGGAAGAGAATAACCCTGACCGATGCCAGTTTATGAAAGAAGAGAATCGAATCGCTGCTACGATAAGCAATATTTGTGAGGAAGCTGAGATTTGTTCTAGGGGGCAGTTGATAAAACACCCTGATTCAACTGTCGTTATAAATCCTAATTACTATGGATTGACAGCGTCTGAAGCAAAACTTACTAAATCGTATCTACATATCCGCCCACCTCAGCATCGTTGGAATACTAATCTTTTAACCAGACCAGACTACAATTATAGTATGGATTTTTTAGATTCTATAGATCAAGATATACCTAATGGCTGTTGGAATTTGTCGCTCGAGCAAAATGGaagtattgtttatttgaaaagtttataCTGGCCTGGTATGATGTTTTTTCATAAAGTTCGAACGCCTGAAAGTGGTTTTCTATACGTTGGGAACGGAAGAAAAAATTTGGATGTaccatttttactttaa